In Papilio machaon chromosome W, ilPapMach1.1, whole genome shotgun sequence, a single genomic region encodes these proteins:
- the LOC123722936 gene encoding uncharacterized protein LOC123722936, whose protein sequence is MASRKKKLPQEGTLSSAEGESLPVATAAGCPSYSGGGKGCLTVTQKTTLARNLDSEACDLVLRKEKEVGVGNGRPAECREAAPGHTNDDTMECDGRAASDSDCSHIVISERSQISEAAAAMFGAKRPRLSEGSEDEDRAVSLAMARWRQQEKRAAARARAKNKEEDLEKEAKIARFRRETRSALFSRPAEVTGERCAAQLHEQVQEDLEIIMKVATKSSNLKGTFVRALKDAAASIKEAVEVLGARTQTEETQQLQADNARLRAEMDALRKELATIKEDLRTRGSAGHSDPDVTMEAAPASRPPQTQTPSETPSVEEICRAVMVQVGGMMNARLASLEDRLLPEKNLRPPLAADTRKDGITYADKLARQQTAPKVAAQPGPSGTQRKAPSALHQRPSGPAQTSLPASGEKEKRKRRRKRKKKKKKDPPPGQQPSQPAVGEWTKVGPKRRPQVKSGAAKLHVPRSSAVVITLQPGAAEQGATYASVIASAKEKINPAEFGAQGVRLRKAANGGRVFEFPGASSGKKADSLAQRLREVLDGGVVRVSRPIKSVALRVAGLDDATTSAEVVAAIAAAGGCPAEQLRAGAMSTGRDGLGSVVVQCPVAAAKKIATVGRLLVGWVSAQARLLDARPIRCFRCLAPGHISCQCQEGVDRSGLCFRCGQPGHKARGCTAALHCVVCAAAGAPAEHHVGSKACIPPSNGRRKKKGGEEGPSPTAGQSSDSSQQAAAPGAEEAAMVVE, encoded by the coding sequence ATGGCATCTCGAAAAAAGAAActaccccaggagggtaccCTCAGTTCGGCTGAGGGAGAATCCCTCCCTGTGGCTACGGCTGCAGGCTGCCCCtcgtattctggggggggcaaGGGCTGCCTTACTGTCACCCAAAAAACGACCTTGGCGAGAAATTTGGATTCTGAAGCATGCGATTTGGTTTTAAGGAAGGAAAAAGAGGTTGGTGTTGGGAACGGGAGACCTGCAGAGTGCCGTGAGGCGGCCCCAGGTCATACCAATGATGACACCATGGAGTGCGATGGTAGGGCAGCGTCGGATTCCGACTGCAGCCACATCGTCATTTCCGAGAGGTCCCAGATTTCGGAGGCGGCCGCAGCGATGTTCGGCGCGAAGCGGCCCCGTCTCAGCGAGGGATCCGAGGACGAAGACCGGGCGGTGTCCCTAGCGATGGCAAGGTGGCGCCAGCAAGAAAAGAGGGCTGCGGCCAGAGCTCGGGCCAAGAATAAGGAGGAAGACCTCGAGAAGGAAGCTAAGATCGCTCGTTTCCGGCGCGAGACAAGGTCTGCGCTGTTTTCTCGACCTGCGGAAGTAACGGGAGAGAGATGCGCCGCTCAGCTTCATGAGCAGGTGCAGGAGGACCTGGAGATTATAATGAAGGTGGCGACCAAGTCGTCCAACCTAAAGGGTACCTTTGTGCGGGCCTTGAAGGACGCTGCGGCATCCATCAAGGAAGCTGTGGAAGTCCTCGGGGCTCGCACACAAACGGAAGAAACACAGCAGCTGCAGGCAGACAATGCCCGCCTGCGCGCCGAGATGGACGCACTCCGTAAGGAGCTTGCTACCATCAAGGAGGACCTGCGGACACGGGGTTCCGCTGGCCATTCCGACCCTGATGTGACAATGGAGGCCGCCCCCGCATCACGGCCCCCACAAACACAAACACCGAGCGAGACGCCCTCCGTGGAGGAGATCTGTCGTGCAGTGATGGTTCAGGTCGGGGGGATGATGAACGCCCGCCTGGCCTCGCTGGAGGACAGACTTCTCCCGGAGAAGAACCTGCGGCCGCCTCTCGCGGCCGATACGAGGAAGGACGGGATCACATACGCCGACAAACTTGCGCGGCAACAGACGGCACCCAAAGTGGCGGCTCAACCCGGCCCCAGCGGCACTCAAAGGAAAGCCCCATCGGCGCTACACCAGCGCCCGTCGGGTCCTGCCCAGACCTCCTTACCCGCTAGCGGGGAAAAAGAGAAGAGAAAGAGGAGGAGAAAaaggaagaagaagaagaagaaagacCCACCACCCGGGCAGCAGCCGTCGCAGCCCGCGGTTGGCGAGTGGACAAAGGTGGGCCCTAAAAGGCGGCCTCAGGTGAAGAGTGGTGCAGCAAAGCTGCATGTGCCTCGGTCGTCGGCAGTTGTTATTACGCTGCAGCCGGGCGCTGCGGAGCAGGGTGCCACCTACGCCAGCGTCATTGCCTCGGCGAAGGAGAAAATAAACCCAGCCGAGTTCGGAGCCCAGGGCGTTCGCCTTCGGAAGGCTGCCAATGGGGGACGTGTCTTCGAGTTCCCGGGCGCCTCTAGCGGCAAGAAGGCGGACTCCCTGGCCCAAAGGCTCCGGGAGGTCCTGGATGGTGGTGTCGTCCGCGTCTCCAGGCCTATTAAGTCCGTGGCCCTACGGGTGGCAGGCTTGGACGACGCCACCACCAGTGCCGAGGTGGTTGCCGCCATTGCTGCAGCGGGAGGGTGCCCCGCCGAGCAGCTACGGGCCGGCGCAATGTCGACCGGCCGCGACGGACTGGGATCAGTCGTGGTCCAGTGTCCCGTCGCGGCTGCAAAGAAGATTGCGACCGTCGGCCGCCTACTGGTGGGTTGGGTGTCCGCCCAGGCCAGGTTGCTAGATGCCCGCCCCATCAGGTGCTTCAGGTGCCTGGCTCCAGGGCACATATCTTGCCAGTGCCAAGAGGGAGTAGACCGCTCCGGGCTCTGTTTCCGGTGCGGTCAACCAGGTCACAAGGCCCGCGGATGCACGGCCGCGCTTCACTGCGTCGTCTGCGCCGCGGCTGGCGCCCCTGCGGAGCACCATGTCGGGAGCAAGGCGTGCATCCCCCCATCCAATGGGAGGAGGAAAAAGAAGGGAGGAGAGGAAGGTCCGAGCCCGACGGCCGGTCAGTCCTCGGACTCATCCCAACAGGCAGCGGCGCCGGGGGCTGAGGAGGCAGCTATGGTCGTCGAATAA